In Drosophila santomea strain STO CAGO 1482 chromosome 3L, Prin_Dsan_1.1, whole genome shotgun sequence, a single window of DNA contains:
- the LOC120449612 gene encoding otoferlin isoform X2: protein MSLCSYRALKSRCTCFPLRFRSDFNNAYTRGPFPSRVGQIMSYMDDCFAGAPQEFLICITVHKAVQVGVTSGELYVRISLDKMTKSTKSYPNTENPFFNEYFVFEFHCTLTELLRLTILFELKKHMTYKKNVVVGELLVDLHSVWNQTNHGYFKKWGRLEAPIGENQTLENAVASHGYLQLDLAIVSQHSPVSFGLGSEEVDTQNLNKWTVDHDYDDIERNLLTNVSTFAPSNIRYFVAFYRGYFIRQSSYMIQYRFHPFKGKTPVAKNTTTPVWNHEINFAWMFPSVAQRFLILIFAHEHLQWKCVAEFELSLEEIAFKGTPSLGPTYLHLYDPVNPMIYVGRLLMELRSEMLTDSQPTHTLSSKTVPGLDETRFWHDDVYLIEFLPLMGHHILTSATAYKISARLAEHNSNVLEGQLKAPLDRFRSAMNSKSFRREAPFRSCMFRVRLPDNRAKYESDFFMLDVVNYMRSELDTFKLFQRKYPHQDEEQAKCLKLIVGSILTRIKEGLDAHRFDHDVQPQRTTWDINRQLYLLDYFAKLPLELQHLKQRLRSCFLEHLDTSIADVVNELQRLLAEIGALSSMARTQDEWPELVLSLSAAGKDVGVCRLNAKLFLNLRTQEADLEQETLCWRLKSFAFKSPGCTHTCPNCGCTTAIVSGCLAIVVERERKEFLSVHNEDWTNIEPMLWHLNSGQTHFLCHVYIHQAKIRPGGEKKNICDPHLRVLFADQACETYTSPGTLSPIWNAVITFNWVSLPGGIGLYVRNPPLLSLEFFNSERSLPEDLVGMGSVAMSVISEDRASDSNWDDAGVFGCSKNPLRKLQRLKYLTPPPLKWVSIARKGTLQAEVLMSAEIIELSVEPTGQEAAKEPQLATGIPMAIRPNMQNFVLEVFFVGLRNYSKSSMSSAGKRKIIVMMGDLVLASGPSTARIRNSINFLVAYASGVVSLPDQQDYWPAIIATDVLLSGFSSESTLGAALIPNSSNFLQRDRTLKCVFKKEQATGEASTTVSVDEDDEGEEMEWEEEEIKPSRISSWWMRLLFALGLRPAPYANRHSLRFDDDLNEHELVEEREFTWWTKFYNSMYWSAAEMSHEHKHRLVIYHEELEKQDQFGYLQDWAVPVQLVHGVKFKKHGPPKEDIYATLKLQLKLTPCQCPVLEDLGGGGDMVRNMSNPIHPRHQSTLQSLGENVKLLVRVYVVQGVQMRPRDLKGDSDCYVKLFLGGKTVSDRAHFSPNRSNPVFGRLFEMEATLPGDHMLQVMVYDHDKIKDEVIGQTNIDLEDRWRTRHRATVGLANEYTKSGYNHWHDVRLPSEILIELCQKRGIQAPYYYGNVIEVDGMLFGDETVISKDEELQERLSLAVLKNMDKLPSFGYKLVPEHVETRSLCRDDFPNVEQGKLQLWIELFEANIYVPSPIDITPVPPADFEVRVVVKNLVGIQAGDKNIFGKLMSDVYVIGWCEDEDKRQSTDIHYRSFAGDAAFNWRMVFGMKYSPNEDLMVIRRKAGLLEEMEFKKPPIIYLQVWDKDVLSKDEYLGALELNLSNMHVPYPVAQLCKPYPKKRKRINLFKRKVINGWFPLQSNAHPSQRSQSMVQNGKMQLSIEVCTDMEAVNRPAGRGQDPPMALEPPYRPDSSFNPLTNPCKSFRHILWPAIRKYVLWTLLILIVILGLVLFFSNLPGKLMTIPLE, encoded by the exons ATGAGCCTTTGCTCATACAGAGCACTGAAAAGCCGTTGCACCTGCTTTCCACTCAGATTTCGAAGCGATTTCAACAATGCCTATACCCGTGGCCCGTTTCCCAGTCGAGTTGGTCAGATAATGAGTTACATGGACGACTGTTTCGCAGGCGCACCGCAGGAGTTCCTCATCTGCATCACGGTGCACAAGGCTGTCCAAGTGGGAGTGACTTCCGGCGAACTGTATGTGAGGATAAGCCTGGACAAGATGACCAAGAGCACCAAGTCCTATCCGAATACCGAAAATCCTTTCTTCAATGAG TACTTTGTTTTTGAGTTTCATTGCACGTTAACCGAACTCCTGCGCTTGACGATCCTCTTTGAGCTGAAGAAGCACATGACCTATAAGAAAAATGTGGTAGTGGGTGAGCTCCTGGTGGATCTACACAGCGTGTGGAACCAGACCAATCATGGTTACTTCAAGAAGTGGGGTCGCCTGGAAGCACCAATTGGCGAAAACCAAACCCTGGAAAACGCTGTGGCATCTCACGGGTATCTGCAACTCGATTTGGCCATCGTATCCCAGCATAGTCCGGTGTCTTTTGGACTTGGATCTGAGGAGGTGGACACCCAAAATCTGAACAAGTGGACGGTGGACCATGACTATGATGACATCGAGCG AAATCTGCTGACCAACGTGAGCACCTTTGCGCCAAGTAATATTCGCTACTTTGTCGCCTTCTACCGGGGTTACTTCATCAGGCAGAGCAGCTACATGATTCAA TACAGATTCCATCCTTTCAAGGGCAAAACGCCGGTGGCCAAGAACACGACGACGCCCGTGTGGAACCACGAGATCAACTTTGCCTGGATGTTTCCATCGGTGGCCCAGCGATTCCTCATCCTAATTTTTGCCCACGAGCATCTGCAATGGAAATGCGTGGCCGAGTTTGAGTTGTCCCTCGAGGAGATTGCGTTTAAGG GAACGCCTTCCCTGGGACCCACCTACTTGCACCTCTACGATCCTGTCAATCCCATGATCTATGTGGGTCGTCTGCTAATGGAACTGCGTTCGGAAATGCTTACGGATTCCCAGCCCACCCACACGCTGTCCTCGAAGACGGTGCCTGGCTTGGATGAGACCCGTTTCTGGCACGACGATGTCTATCTGATTGAGTTCCTTCCACTCATGGGCCACCACATCCTGACCTCGGCTACGGCGTACAAGATCTCTGCGAGATTAGCCGAACACAACTCGAATGTGTTGGAAGGCCAGCTGAAAGCACCTTTGGATCGTTTCCGGTCGGCAATGAACTCGAAGAGTTTCCGGCGGGAGGCACCTTTCCGGTCCTGCATGTTTCGTGTCCGTTTGCCGGACAATCGAGCCAAGTACGAGAGTGACTTCTTCATGCTGGATGTAGTCAATTATATG CGTTCCGAACTGGACACCTTCAAGCTCTTTCAGCGAAAGTATCCGCACCAGGATGAGGAGCAGGCCAAATGCCTGAAGCTCATTGTGGGCAGCATTTTGACCAGAATCAAGGAGGGTCTAGATGCCCACCGTTTCGACCACGACGTGCAACCACAGCGCACCACCTGGGACATCAATCGGCAGCTGTACCTCCTCGATTATTTCGCCAAGTTGCCACTGGAACTGCAACATCTTAAGCAGAGATTACGCAGCTGCTTTCTCGAGCACCTGGACACCTCCATTGCCGATGTGGTCAATGAGCTGCAGCGTTTGCTGGCTGAAATCGGAGCTCTTTCCAGTATGGCTCGCACGCAGGACGAGTGGCCGGAACTGGTGCTCTCCTTGAGTGCAGCTGGCAAGGATGTGGGTGTCTGTCGATTGAACGCCAAGCTCTTTCTGAACCTACGAACTCAGGAGGCGGATCTGGAGCAGGAGACCCTTTGCTGGCGTCTAAAGAGCTTTGCCTTCAAGTCCCCTGGTTGCACGCACACCTGCCCCAATTGTGGTTGCACCACGGCAATAGTATCCGGATGTTTAGCCATTGTTGTGGAACGGGAGCGAAAGGAGTTCCTTTCTGTACACAATGAAGATTGGACCAACATTGAGCCCATGCTGTGGCACCTGAATTCTGGACAGACGCACTTTCTCTGCCATGTGTACATACATCAGGCCAAAATTCGTCCTGGTGGCGAGAAAAAGAACATCTGTGATCCCCACCTGAGAGTCCTGTTTGCCGACCAGGCCTGTGAAACGTATACATCTCCCGGCACTCTATCGCCCATTTGGAATGCTGTGATCACCTTCAACTGGGTGTCACTGCCAGGTGGCATTGGTCTGTATGTAAGGAACCCTCCTCTCCTTTCTTTGGAGTTCTTCAACTCGGAACGCAGTCTACCGGAAGACCTTGTGGGCATGGGTAGCGTGGCAATGAGTGTCATTAGCGAGGATCGGGCCAGTGATTCCAATTGGGATGATGCTGGAGTATTTGGCTGCTCAAAGAATCCCTTGCGGAAGCTACAGAGATTGAAGTACCTGACTCCACCTCCCCTCAAATGGGTGTCGATAGCCAGAAAGGGAACACTTCAAGCTGAGGTTCTGATGTCAGCCGAGATCATTGAACTCTCCGTGGAACCCACTGGTCAGGAAGCCGCAAAGGAACCACAACTAGCAACGGGCATTCCAATGGCCATCAGGCCAAATATGCAGAACTTTGT CTTAGAGGTTTTCTTTGTGGGTCTGCGCAACTACTCCAAAAGCAGCATGAGTTCTGCGGGTAAGCGAAAGATCATTGTGATGATGGGTGATCTGGTCCTGGCCAGTGGACCATCCACGGCGCGCATCCGGAACAGCATCAACTTTTTGGTGGCCTACGCATCTGGAGTGGTT AGTTTGCCAGATCAACAGGATTACTGGCCAGCGATTATAGCCACCGATGTCCTCCTCTCGGGATTCAGCAGTGAGTCCACACTGGGCGCAGCTCTCATACCCAATTCCTCGAACTTCCTGCAACGTGACAGGACCCTCAAGTGTGTGTTCAAGAAGGAGCAGGCCACCGGAGAGGCTTCCACCACGGTTAGTGTGGATGAAGATGATGAGGGCGAGGAAATGGAatgggaggaggaggagatcaAGCCCTCGAGGATCAGCAGCTGGTGGATGCGACTGCTCTTCGCTTTGGGTCTGCGACCAGCGCCCTATGCCAATCGTCACTCCCTAAGGTTCGATGATGACTTGAATGAACACGAATTGGTCGAGGAGCGGGAGTTCACCTGGTGGACAAAGTTCTACAACTCAATGTATTGGAGTGCGGCGGAGATGTCGCACGAGCACAAGCACCGCCTGGTTATCTACCATGAAGAGCTGGAGAAGCAGGACCAGTTTGGCTACCTCCAGGATTGGGCAGTGCCCGTCCAGTTGGTACACGGCGTGAAGTTCAAGAAGCATGGTCCACCCAAAGAAGATATCTATGCCACATTGAAGCTGCAACTCAAGTTGACCCCCTGTCAGTGCCCGGTTCTCGAGGATCTCGGAGGAGGTGGCGACATGGTTCGCAACATGTCTAACCCTATACATCCTCGCCATCAGTCCACACTCCAGTCACTGGGTGAGAACGTCAAACTATTGGTACGTGTTTACGTAGTCCAGGGTGTACAGATGCGTCCTCGGGATTTGAAAGGGGACTCCGATTGCTATGTAAAGCTGTTCCTTGGCGGCAAGACGGTTTCCGATAGAGCTCACTTCTCACCCAACCGCAGTAATCCAGTTTTCGGGCGTCTGTTTGAAATGGAGGCCACGCTGCCGGGAGATCACATGCTCCAAGTCATGGTGTATGATCATGACAAGATCAAGGACGAGGTGATCGGCCAGACAAACATCGATCTGGAGGATCGCTGGAGAACTAGGCATCGTGCCACAGTGGGCTTGGCCAACGAGTACACAAAGAGTGGCTATAACCACTGGCATGATGTGCGCTTGCCATCGGAAATTCTCATCGAACTCTGCCAAAAGAGGGGCATTCAGGCGCCCTACTATTATGGCAATGTGATTGAGGTGGATGGAATGCTCTTCGGGGACGAAACTGTAATCTCAAAGG ATGAGGAGCTGCAAGAGCGACTCAGCCTAGCGGTGCTCAAGAATATGGACAAGTTGCCATCTTTCGGATACAAGTTGGTTCCCGAGCATGTGGAAACCCGCTCCCTGTGCCGAGATGATTTCCCAAATGTCGAACAG GGCAAACTGCAACTGTGGATAGAGCTGTTCGAGGCGAACATCTATGTGCCCAGTCCCATCGACATAACCCCAGTGCCGCCCGCGGATTTCGAGGTGCGTGTTGTGGTCAAGAATCTGGTCGGGATTCAGGCGGGcgataaaaacatttttggcaaactAATGAGCGACGTCTACGTGATAGG ATGGTGCGAGGATGAGGACAAGCGCCAATCGACCGATATCCATTACCGCTCATTTGCAGGAGATGCGGCATTTAATTGGCGCATGGTCTTCGGCATGAAGTACTCCCCCAACGAGGACCTG aTGGTAATCCGGCGAAAAGCGGGACTGCTGGAGGAAATGGAGTTCAAGAAGCCGCCCATTATCTATCTGCAGGTGTGGGACAAGGATGTGCTGTCCAAGGATGAGTACCTGGGCGCCCTGGAGCTGAATCTCTCCAACATGCACGTGCCATATCCAGTTGCCCAGCTATGCAAGCCCTATCCCAAGAAGCGGAAACGTATCAATCTCTTCAAGCGAAAGGTCATCAACGGTTGGTTTCCGCTGCAAAGTAATGCGCATCCATCGCAACGCAGCCAGTCCATGGTTCAGAAT GGCAAAATGCAGCTGAGCATCGAGGTCTGCACGGATATGGAGGCCGTCAACCGGCCGGCTGGTCGTGGACAGGATCCACCGATGGCCTTGGAGCCGCCTTA CAGACCGGATAGTTCTTTCAATCCACTGACGAATCCTTGCAAATCCTTTCGGCACATCCTCTGGCCCGCCATTCGAAAGTATGTCCTGTGGACTTTGCTCATATTGATTGTTATCCTGGGCCTGGTGCTCTTCTTTTCCAATCTGCCTGGCAAACTCATGACCATTCCACTCGAGTGA
- the LOC120449612 gene encoding otoferlin isoform X6, whose translation MSLCSYRALKSRCTCFPLRFRSDFNNAYTRGPFPSRVGQIMSYMDDCFAGAPQEFLICITVHKAVQVGVTSGELYVRISLDKMTKSTKSYPNTENPFFNEYFVFEFHCTLTELLRLTILFELKKHMTYKKNVVVGELLVDLHSVWNQTNHGYFKKWGRLEAPIGENQTLENAVASHGYLQLDLAIVSQHSPVSFGLGSEEVDTQNLNKWTVDHDYDDIERNLLTNVSTFAPSNIRYFVAFYRGYFIRQSSYMIQVSFAGFNGKTPVAKNTTTPVWNHEINFAWMFPSVAQRFLILIFAHEHLQWKCVAEFELSLEEIAFKGTPSLGPTYLHLYDPVNPMIYVGRLLMELRSEMLTDSQPTHTLSSKTVPGLDETRFWHDDVYLIEFLPLMGHHILTSATAYKISARLAEHNSNVLEGQLKAPLDRFRSAMNSKSFRREAPFRSCMFRVRLPDNRAKYESDFFMLDVVNYMRSELDTFKLFQRKYPHQDEEQAKCLKLIVGSILTRIKEGLDAHRFDHDVQPQRTTWDINRQLYLLDYFAKLPLELQHLKQRLRSCFLEHLDTSIADVVNELQRLLAEIGALSSMARTQDEWPELVLSLSAAGKDVGVCRLNAKLFLNLRTQEADLEQETLCWRLKSFAFKSPGCTHTCPNCGCTTAIVSGCLAIVVERERKEFLSVHNEDWTNIEPMLWHLNSGQTHFLCHVYIHQAKIRPGGEKKNICDPHLRVLFADQACETYTSPGTLSPIWNAVITFNWVSLPGGIGLYVRNPPLLSLEFFNSERSLPEDLVGMGSVAMSVISEDRASDSNWDDAGVFGCSKNPLRKLQRLKYLTPPPLKWVSIARKGTLQAEVLMSAEIIELSVEPTGQEAAKEPQLATGIPMAIRPNMQNFVLEVFFVGLRNYSKSSMSSAGKRKIIVMMGDLVLASGPSTARIRNSINFLVAYASGVVSLPDQQDYWPAIIATDVLLSGFSSESTLGAALIPNSSNFLQRDRTLKCVFKKEQATGEASTTVSVDEDDEGEEMEWEEEEIKPSRISSWWMRLLFALGLRPAPYANRHSLRFDDDLNEHELVEEREFTWWTKFYNSMYWSAAEMSHEHKHRLVIYHEELEKQDQFGYLQDWAVPVQLVHGVKFKKHGPPKEDIYATLKLQLKLTPCQCPVLEDLGGGGDMVRNMSNPIHPRHQSTLQSLGENVKLLVRVYVVQGVQMRPRDLKGDSDCYVKLFLGGKTVSDRAHFSPNRSNPVFGRLFEMEATLPGDHMLQVMVYDHDKIKDEVIGQTNIDLEDRWRTRHRATVGLANEYTKSGYNHWHDVRLPSEILIELCQKRGIQAPYYYGNVIEVDGMLFGDETVISKDEELQERLSLAVLKNMDKLPSFGYKLVPEHVETRSLCRDDFPNVEQ comes from the exons ATGAGCCTTTGCTCATACAGAGCACTGAAAAGCCGTTGCACCTGCTTTCCACTCAGATTTCGAAGCGATTTCAACAATGCCTATACCCGTGGCCCGTTTCCCAGTCGAGTTGGTCAGATAATGAGTTACATGGACGACTGTTTCGCAGGCGCACCGCAGGAGTTCCTCATCTGCATCACGGTGCACAAGGCTGTCCAAGTGGGAGTGACTTCCGGCGAACTGTATGTGAGGATAAGCCTGGACAAGATGACCAAGAGCACCAAGTCCTATCCGAATACCGAAAATCCTTTCTTCAATGAG TACTTTGTTTTTGAGTTTCATTGCACGTTAACCGAACTCCTGCGCTTGACGATCCTCTTTGAGCTGAAGAAGCACATGACCTATAAGAAAAATGTGGTAGTGGGTGAGCTCCTGGTGGATCTACACAGCGTGTGGAACCAGACCAATCATGGTTACTTCAAGAAGTGGGGTCGCCTGGAAGCACCAATTGGCGAAAACCAAACCCTGGAAAACGCTGTGGCATCTCACGGGTATCTGCAACTCGATTTGGCCATCGTATCCCAGCATAGTCCGGTGTCTTTTGGACTTGGATCTGAGGAGGTGGACACCCAAAATCTGAACAAGTGGACGGTGGACCATGACTATGATGACATCGAGCG AAATCTGCTGACCAACGTGAGCACCTTTGCGCCAAGTAATATTCGCTACTTTGTCGCCTTCTACCGGGGTTACTTCATCAGGCAGAGCAGCTACATGATTCAAGTATCGTTTGCCGGCTTCAAT GGCAAAACGCCGGTGGCCAAGAACACGACGACGCCCGTGTGGAACCACGAGATCAACTTTGCCTGGATGTTTCCATCGGTGGCCCAGCGATTCCTCATCCTAATTTTTGCCCACGAGCATCTGCAATGGAAATGCGTGGCCGAGTTTGAGTTGTCCCTCGAGGAGATTGCGTTTAAGG GAACGCCTTCCCTGGGACCCACCTACTTGCACCTCTACGATCCTGTCAATCCCATGATCTATGTGGGTCGTCTGCTAATGGAACTGCGTTCGGAAATGCTTACGGATTCCCAGCCCACCCACACGCTGTCCTCGAAGACGGTGCCTGGCTTGGATGAGACCCGTTTCTGGCACGACGATGTCTATCTGATTGAGTTCCTTCCACTCATGGGCCACCACATCCTGACCTCGGCTACGGCGTACAAGATCTCTGCGAGATTAGCCGAACACAACTCGAATGTGTTGGAAGGCCAGCTGAAAGCACCTTTGGATCGTTTCCGGTCGGCAATGAACTCGAAGAGTTTCCGGCGGGAGGCACCTTTCCGGTCCTGCATGTTTCGTGTCCGTTTGCCGGACAATCGAGCCAAGTACGAGAGTGACTTCTTCATGCTGGATGTAGTCAATTATATG CGTTCCGAACTGGACACCTTCAAGCTCTTTCAGCGAAAGTATCCGCACCAGGATGAGGAGCAGGCCAAATGCCTGAAGCTCATTGTGGGCAGCATTTTGACCAGAATCAAGGAGGGTCTAGATGCCCACCGTTTCGACCACGACGTGCAACCACAGCGCACCACCTGGGACATCAATCGGCAGCTGTACCTCCTCGATTATTTCGCCAAGTTGCCACTGGAACTGCAACATCTTAAGCAGAGATTACGCAGCTGCTTTCTCGAGCACCTGGACACCTCCATTGCCGATGTGGTCAATGAGCTGCAGCGTTTGCTGGCTGAAATCGGAGCTCTTTCCAGTATGGCTCGCACGCAGGACGAGTGGCCGGAACTGGTGCTCTCCTTGAGTGCAGCTGGCAAGGATGTGGGTGTCTGTCGATTGAACGCCAAGCTCTTTCTGAACCTACGAACTCAGGAGGCGGATCTGGAGCAGGAGACCCTTTGCTGGCGTCTAAAGAGCTTTGCCTTCAAGTCCCCTGGTTGCACGCACACCTGCCCCAATTGTGGTTGCACCACGGCAATAGTATCCGGATGTTTAGCCATTGTTGTGGAACGGGAGCGAAAGGAGTTCCTTTCTGTACACAATGAAGATTGGACCAACATTGAGCCCATGCTGTGGCACCTGAATTCTGGACAGACGCACTTTCTCTGCCATGTGTACATACATCAGGCCAAAATTCGTCCTGGTGGCGAGAAAAAGAACATCTGTGATCCCCACCTGAGAGTCCTGTTTGCCGACCAGGCCTGTGAAACGTATACATCTCCCGGCACTCTATCGCCCATTTGGAATGCTGTGATCACCTTCAACTGGGTGTCACTGCCAGGTGGCATTGGTCTGTATGTAAGGAACCCTCCTCTCCTTTCTTTGGAGTTCTTCAACTCGGAACGCAGTCTACCGGAAGACCTTGTGGGCATGGGTAGCGTGGCAATGAGTGTCATTAGCGAGGATCGGGCCAGTGATTCCAATTGGGATGATGCTGGAGTATTTGGCTGCTCAAAGAATCCCTTGCGGAAGCTACAGAGATTGAAGTACCTGACTCCACCTCCCCTCAAATGGGTGTCGATAGCCAGAAAGGGAACACTTCAAGCTGAGGTTCTGATGTCAGCCGAGATCATTGAACTCTCCGTGGAACCCACTGGTCAGGAAGCCGCAAAGGAACCACAACTAGCAACGGGCATTCCAATGGCCATCAGGCCAAATATGCAGAACTTTGT CTTAGAGGTTTTCTTTGTGGGTCTGCGCAACTACTCCAAAAGCAGCATGAGTTCTGCGGGTAAGCGAAAGATCATTGTGATGATGGGTGATCTGGTCCTGGCCAGTGGACCATCCACGGCGCGCATCCGGAACAGCATCAACTTTTTGGTGGCCTACGCATCTGGAGTGGTT AGTTTGCCAGATCAACAGGATTACTGGCCAGCGATTATAGCCACCGATGTCCTCCTCTCGGGATTCAGCAGTGAGTCCACACTGGGCGCAGCTCTCATACCCAATTCCTCGAACTTCCTGCAACGTGACAGGACCCTCAAGTGTGTGTTCAAGAAGGAGCAGGCCACCGGAGAGGCTTCCACCACGGTTAGTGTGGATGAAGATGATGAGGGCGAGGAAATGGAatgggaggaggaggagatcaAGCCCTCGAGGATCAGCAGCTGGTGGATGCGACTGCTCTTCGCTTTGGGTCTGCGACCAGCGCCCTATGCCAATCGTCACTCCCTAAGGTTCGATGATGACTTGAATGAACACGAATTGGTCGAGGAGCGGGAGTTCACCTGGTGGACAAAGTTCTACAACTCAATGTATTGGAGTGCGGCGGAGATGTCGCACGAGCACAAGCACCGCCTGGTTATCTACCATGAAGAGCTGGAGAAGCAGGACCAGTTTGGCTACCTCCAGGATTGGGCAGTGCCCGTCCAGTTGGTACACGGCGTGAAGTTCAAGAAGCATGGTCCACCCAAAGAAGATATCTATGCCACATTGAAGCTGCAACTCAAGTTGACCCCCTGTCAGTGCCCGGTTCTCGAGGATCTCGGAGGAGGTGGCGACATGGTTCGCAACATGTCTAACCCTATACATCCTCGCCATCAGTCCACACTCCAGTCACTGGGTGAGAACGTCAAACTATTGGTACGTGTTTACGTAGTCCAGGGTGTACAGATGCGTCCTCGGGATTTGAAAGGGGACTCCGATTGCTATGTAAAGCTGTTCCTTGGCGGCAAGACGGTTTCCGATAGAGCTCACTTCTCACCCAACCGCAGTAATCCAGTTTTCGGGCGTCTGTTTGAAATGGAGGCCACGCTGCCGGGAGATCACATGCTCCAAGTCATGGTGTATGATCATGACAAGATCAAGGACGAGGTGATCGGCCAGACAAACATCGATCTGGAGGATCGCTGGAGAACTAGGCATCGTGCCACAGTGGGCTTGGCCAACGAGTACACAAAGAGTGGCTATAACCACTGGCATGATGTGCGCTTGCCATCGGAAATTCTCATCGAACTCTGCCAAAAGAGGGGCATTCAGGCGCCCTACTATTATGGCAATGTGATTGAGGTGGATGGAATGCTCTTCGGGGACGAAACTGTAATCTCAAAGG ATGAGGAGCTGCAAGAGCGACTCAGCCTAGCGGTGCTCAAGAATATGGACAAGTTGCCATCTTTCGGATACAAGTTGGTTCCCGAGCATGTGGAAACCCGCTCCCTGTGCCGAGATGATTTCCCAAATGTCGAACAG TAA